The Parashewanella tropica genome window below encodes:
- a CDS encoding S1/P1 nuclease — MKIRKCTGLLITGLTCGVLASHSYAHGQNGHRIVGEIGQLNLTPKAKQAVLAITDGVPLARLSTWPDEMRSSGEWDHASPWHYISAETEKDLTGKNRNPRGDILKTLNRMEARLQDPQLSKKERWQSLAFFIHMVGDLHQPLHVGFAEDRGGNKIKVKWFNEDSNLHRVWDSHLIDRQKLSYKEYVEFLPLTTKEKQNWQQGTYLDWAKESLSYRDQVYQFNRVENGIPRLGFDYIYKNRKLSEQRLKQAGIRLAYKLNQIFK; from the coding sequence ATGAAAATAAGAAAATGTACTGGATTACTAATCACTGGTCTGACTTGTGGAGTGCTCGCTTCGCATAGCTATGCACATGGACAAAATGGTCATCGAATCGTAGGTGAAATAGGGCAGTTAAATTTAACGCCAAAGGCTAAACAGGCAGTATTAGCTATTACTGATGGAGTGCCTTTAGCGCGCCTGTCAACTTGGCCTGATGAAATGCGTTCGTCAGGGGAGTGGGACCATGCTTCGCCTTGGCATTATATTAGTGCGGAAACAGAAAAGGATTTAACAGGAAAAAATCGCAATCCTAGAGGTGATATTTTAAAAACCTTGAATAGAATGGAAGCGAGATTGCAAGATCCACAGCTATCTAAAAAAGAACGTTGGCAGTCATTAGCATTCTTTATCCACATGGTTGGAGATCTTCACCAGCCACTGCATGTGGGCTTTGCAGAAGACAGAGGTGGTAATAAAATCAAGGTGAAGTGGTTTAATGAGGATTCGAACCTCCATAGAGTTTGGGACTCTCATTTGATAGATCGTCAAAAATTAAGCTACAAAGAGTATGTCGAATTTTTACCCCTCACTACCAAAGAAAAACAAAATTGGCAGCAGGGAACCTATTTAGATTGGGCGAAAGAGTCACTGAGTTATCGAGATCAAGTCTATCAATTCAATAGAGTGGAAAATGGGATACCAAGATTAGGTTTTGATTATATTTACAAGAATAGAAAATTATCCGAACAGAGATTAAAGCAAGCAGGTATTAGATTGGCTTATAAACTCAATCAAATTTTCAAATAA
- a CDS encoding TonB-dependent receptor has protein sequence MKTRNRKISSVALALCMAYGLAAPAMADTASNMRGHITNASGVAVTDVTVSIVHEPTGSITKVKVDGKGNFSARGLRVGGPYKIILDSESLADDTIEGVYLNVGETFRLNRSLSNQEEIESITVSASSQAIIGLGDSQYYGAKAIENSPGLDRDLKDTLRQNPFANLDADGISLSVAGMNPRYNSFVVDGIQQNDDFGLNSNGYPTQRSPISIDAVQSVALDTAPFSARRGGFTGAQINVTTKSGTNEVDGTLFWQNTNDSLAGDGEINGKKVKQDFKETTFGGTIGLPIIKDKLFFFGSYEKFDAPQKQLYGPAGTGFANASPVTKAQFDDVVAIAKSKYGLNNIGSFDATPVEEDEKLILKLDWEINNDHRASLTYQNTDGNRTSATSDDENLNLSSHTYNKNEKLETFGLNVYSDWSDVFSTEIKVAHKDTTTSVSPITPLNIGSVRVQTDAKDSDIGINFGTERFRQANELNNQKLEISFAGDYVLGDHILGFGFNYSDLKVYNLFAADFKGRWVFNSIEDFRAGKVGNFTYNNAKSKNRDDIAAKFDIQNIALWAEDVWTVNDDLELQFGLRYETISMDKKPELNSNFVKRYNFANNHTLDGLDIWLPRAGFNYTLTDNVTLRGGIGRYTGGSPNVWIANSFSNDGVTLLSYRDGWKDSFGKIDFSKVPQGADDAIAKIDGDGDVNAIAPNFELPSDWRFNLAADTTWDLGSFGENWFFGTEILYIKRENDLAWKDLARRKLKVDGTGRQVYETWDPLANEGKGGSTKRRDILLTNADKSGRSFNWSLTTAKAWDFGLDFRLTYTYSDVKEGFPGTSSRAVSNYQYAITRYDRNEPTLGTGNFETPHRFSLTMGYETEFFAGYNSRFNLFYNIKKGRPLSWVLGSHNDKNLGDQSGFSKSDAYLPYIPTGPNDPNVKFEGDLTYDQFLAAIKKIGLDKYAGKIIPKGTSNQPWTHQLDFKFAQEVPGFTSEHKGEFYFTIRNVLNLINKDWGRVETQRFNNKILVDHDYDAKTGVYTYKLPYRQDSIDTRNYNTYNVNKSTWQMQVGVKYKF, from the coding sequence ATGAAAACGCGAAATCGTAAAATAAGCTCTGTAGCCTTAGCCTTGTGTATGGCGTACGGCCTTGCTGCTCCAGCAATGGCTGATACCGCAAGTAATATGAGAGGGCATATTACTAATGCATCAGGCGTGGCAGTAACCGATGTTACTGTATCTATTGTCCATGAACCAACAGGTTCTATCACTAAAGTAAAAGTTGATGGCAAAGGTAACTTCAGCGCAAGGGGTCTACGCGTTGGTGGTCCATACAAGATCATCTTAGACTCTGAGTCGTTAGCTGATGACACTATTGAAGGTGTTTACCTAAACGTTGGTGAAACATTCCGTCTGAACCGCTCTCTTTCAAACCAAGAAGAAATTGAGTCAATCACTGTATCAGCTAGCTCACAAGCTATCATCGGTTTAGGTGATTCTCAATATTATGGTGCAAAAGCCATTGAGAATTCTCCAGGATTAGATCGTGATCTAAAAGATACTCTTCGCCAGAATCCATTCGCTAACTTGGATGCAGATGGAATCAGCCTTTCTGTTGCAGGTATGAATCCTCGCTATAACTCATTTGTAGTTGATGGCATTCAACAAAATGATGACTTTGGTTTAAATAGCAACGGTTATCCTACTCAACGTTCTCCAATTTCAATCGATGCAGTTCAAAGTGTAGCTCTAGATACAGCACCATTTTCTGCTCGTCGTGGTGGATTCACAGGTGCTCAAATTAACGTAACAACCAAATCAGGTACTAACGAAGTAGATGGTACCCTATTTTGGCAAAATACAAATGATTCGCTTGCGGGTGATGGTGAAATAAACGGAAAGAAAGTAAAGCAAGACTTTAAAGAAACGACTTTTGGTGGAACCATTGGTCTTCCAATAATCAAAGATAAATTATTCTTCTTTGGTAGTTATGAAAAGTTTGATGCACCTCAAAAGCAATTATATGGTCCAGCTGGTACTGGCTTTGCAAATGCTAGCCCTGTTACAAAAGCACAATTTGATGATGTTGTTGCAATCGCTAAATCAAAATATGGTTTAAATAACATTGGTAGCTTTGATGCAACGCCTGTTGAGGAAGATGAAAAGCTTATCCTTAAGCTTGATTGGGAGATTAACAACGATCACCGTGCTTCTTTGACTTATCAAAATACAGATGGTAACAGAACATCAGCGACAAGTGATGACGAAAACTTAAACCTTTCTAGTCATACTTACAACAAAAATGAAAAACTCGAAACATTCGGGTTGAACGTTTATAGTGACTGGTCAGATGTTTTTTCTACCGAAATCAAAGTTGCCCACAAAGATACTACGACGTCTGTTTCTCCTATCACCCCCCTAAATATTGGTAGCGTTAGGGTTCAAACCGATGCTAAAGATAGCGATATTGGTATCAACTTTGGTACCGAGCGTTTCAGACAAGCAAACGAGTTGAATAATCAAAAGTTAGAAATTTCTTTTGCTGGTGACTACGTTTTAGGTGACCATATACTGGGTTTCGGATTTAATTATAGCGATTTGAAAGTTTATAACTTATTCGCAGCTGATTTCAAAGGACGCTGGGTTTTCAACTCAATTGAAGACTTCAGAGCAGGCAAAGTAGGTAACTTTACTTACAACAATGCAAAGTCTAAAAATCGTGATGATATTGCTGCAAAATTTGATATTCAGAATATTGCACTTTGGGCAGAGGATGTTTGGACTGTAAATGATGATTTGGAGCTTCAATTTGGTTTACGCTATGAAACCATTTCAATGGATAAGAAGCCTGAGTTAAATAGCAATTTTGTTAAGCGATATAATTTTGCAAACAATCATACTCTTGATGGTCTAGATATTTGGTTACCACGTGCCGGCTTTAACTACACTTTAACCGATAATGTTACTTTGAGAGGTGGAATCGGTCGCTACACTGGTGGTTCACCTAATGTTTGGATTGCAAACAGCTTTTCGAATGATGGTGTAACACTTCTTTCATACCGTGATGGTTGGAAAGACAGCTTTGGCAAAATTGATTTCTCTAAAGTACCTCAAGGTGCTGACGATGCAATAGCCAAAATTGACGGTGACGGTGATGTAAATGCTATAGCTCCTAATTTTGAACTACCTTCCGATTGGCGTTTCAACCTAGCAGCTGATACAACATGGGATCTTGGTTCTTTTGGTGAAAACTGGTTCTTCGGTACTGAAATTTTATACATCAAGCGTGAAAACGACTTAGCATGGAAAGATTTAGCTCGTAGAAAGCTTAAAGTTGACGGTACAGGTCGACAAGTGTATGAGACTTGGGATCCACTAGCTAACGAAGGTAAAGGTGGTTCAACTAAACGCCGTGATATACTATTGACCAACGCAGATAAAAGTGGTCGTAGTTTCAACTGGTCTTTAACAACAGCTAAGGCTTGGGATTTCGGTTTAGACTTCCGCTTAACTTATACTTATAGCGATGTTAAAGAAGGCTTCCCTGGAACTTCTTCTCGAGCAGTATCTAACTACCAATATGCAATAACTCGATACGATCGTAACGAGCCGACTCTTGGTACAGGTAATTTTGAGACTCCTCACCGCTTTAGCTTAACTATGGGCTATGAAACTGAGTTCTTCGCAGGTTATAACTCACGTTTCAACTTGTTCTACAATATCAAGAAAGGTCGTCCACTATCTTGGGTACTAGGCTCTCATAATGACAAGAACCTTGGAGATCAGAGTGGTTTCTCTAAATCTGATGCCTACCTTCCATACATACCTACAGGACCTAATGACCCAAATGTTAAATTTGAAGGTGATTTAACATACGATCAATTCTTAGCTGCAATTAAGAAAATTGGTCTTGATAAGTATGCAGGTAAGATTATTCCTAAAGGAACAAGTAACCAACCTTGGACACACCAGCTAGACTTTAAATTTGCTCAGGAAGTCCCAGGCTTTACATCTGAGCACAAAGGAGAGTTTTATTTCACTATTCGAAATGTTCTTAACTTGATAAATAAAGACTGGGGACGTGTTGAAACTCAACGCTTTAATAACAAGATCCTTGTTGACCATGACTATGACGCAAAAACAGGTGTTTACACATATAAACTCCCGTACCGTCAAGATTCTATAGATACTAGAAACTACAACACTTACAACGTAAATAAGTCTACTTGGCAGATGCAGGTAGGTGTTAAATACAAGTTCTAA
- the thiH gene encoding 2-iminoacetate synthase ThiH, translating to MSFVDRFSQIDRDDLKLRLYSKTQRDVERALLRPERNLDNLMALLSPAAEDYIEQMAQGSVALTRQRFGSNIGMYLPMYLSNLCANECDYCGFSMSNRIKRVILKDDEIEAECKILKSWGIDSILLVSGEHETKVGIEYFKKVLPQVKKHFSHVAIEVQPLTQDEYHQLVELGLDAVMVYQETYQPHTYAQHHLRGNKSKFDYRLETPDRLGKAGVDKIGLGVLLGLDDWRLDALMMGYHLDYMEKKYWRSRYSISLPRLRPCVGGVQPKVELTDVGLVQLICAFRLFNPQLDISLSTREEGQFRENLLPLGITHVSAGSSTEPGGYLHPKTELSQFEISDERGVLEFAEAMRARGLNPVFKDWEAEWIS from the coding sequence ATGAGCTTTGTAGACAGGTTTAGTCAAATCGATCGTGACGATTTGAAACTAAGGCTTTATTCAAAAACTCAAAGGGATGTTGAGCGAGCATTGCTGCGTCCAGAGCGTAACCTAGATAATTTAATGGCGCTTTTGTCTCCTGCTGCTGAAGATTATATTGAGCAGATGGCTCAAGGTTCAGTGGCACTAACTCGTCAACGTTTTGGCTCCAACATAGGTATGTATTTACCCATGTATTTATCAAATTTATGTGCTAACGAATGTGATTACTGTGGGTTCAGCATGAGTAATCGCATTAAACGTGTGATCTTGAAAGATGATGAAATCGAAGCTGAGTGTAAGATCTTAAAATCATGGGGAATAGATTCGATCCTGTTAGTTTCAGGTGAACATGAAACCAAAGTGGGCATCGAATATTTCAAAAAAGTACTTCCCCAAGTGAAAAAGCACTTTAGCCATGTTGCTATAGAAGTGCAGCCGCTTACCCAAGATGAGTATCATCAATTAGTTGAGCTAGGTCTCGATGCCGTGATGGTTTACCAAGAGACGTATCAACCACACACTTATGCTCAACATCATTTACGTGGTAACAAATCAAAATTCGATTATCGATTAGAAACACCGGATAGATTGGGTAAAGCTGGCGTTGATAAAATCGGACTAGGTGTGTTACTTGGGCTTGATGATTGGCGACTTGATGCGTTAATGATGGGCTATCACTTAGACTACATGGAAAAAAAATATTGGCGTAGCCGATACAGTATTTCTTTACCTAGACTTCGTCCATGTGTTGGTGGTGTGCAACCTAAAGTGGAATTAACTGATGTGGGGTTAGTGCAATTGATTTGTGCATTTAGGCTGTTTAATCCGCAACTTGATATCAGTTTATCCACTCGTGAAGAAGGTCAGTTTAGAGAAAACCTATTGCCTTTAGGGATCACTCACGTGAGTGCAGGAAGTTCTACAGAACCTGGCGGTTATCTGCACCCTAAAACTGAGTTATCACAATTTGAGATCAGTGATGAGCGAGGGGTTTTAGAATTTGCTGAAGCTATGCGGGCAAGGGGATTAAACCCTGTATTTAAAGATTGGGAAGCTGAGTGGATTAGCTAG
- a CDS encoding thiazole synthase, translating into MLTIADHQFQSRLFTGTGKFRNSKLMLNSIKASESQLTTLAMKRVDAENGTDDLMQPLLDSGVKLLPNTSGARNAKEAIFAAELSRELFNTNWVKLEIHPDHRYLMPDPIETLQAAKELVEQGFVVLPYVHADPVLCCRLQEVGVHAVMPLGSPIGSNQGLVSEEFLKIIIEQAQVPVVVDAGIGAPSQAARAMELGADAVLVNTAIASSSDPIIMAKCFKDTVNAGRLAYEAGLGVVSTKAHNTSPLTGFLHDSQLA; encoded by the coding sequence ATGCTTACGATAGCCGATCATCAATTTCAATCAAGATTATTCACTGGTACAGGTAAGTTTAGAAATTCAAAATTAATGTTAAATTCCATTAAAGCGTCAGAAAGTCAGCTAACAACATTAGCAATGAAGCGGGTTGATGCTGAAAATGGTACTGATGATTTAATGCAGCCTTTGCTGGATTCGGGCGTAAAGTTACTGCCAAATACATCTGGTGCTCGTAATGCAAAAGAAGCGATATTTGCAGCCGAGCTTTCTCGAGAATTGTTTAATACCAACTGGGTAAAATTAGAAATCCATCCAGATCATCGTTATCTGATGCCTGACCCAATTGAAACCTTACAAGCTGCAAAAGAATTAGTAGAACAGGGCTTTGTAGTATTGCCATATGTACATGCCGATCCTGTTTTGTGTTGCCGATTACAAGAAGTTGGCGTTCATGCAGTAATGCCATTGGGAAGTCCTATTGGTAGTAATCAAGGTCTGGTATCAGAAGAGTTTCTAAAAATCATCATTGAACAAGCACAAGTACCAGTCGTTGTGGATGCAGGTATTGGTGCGCCTTCCCAAGCCGCTAGAGCAATGGAACTCGGTGCAGATGCCGTGTTAGTCAACACCGCAATTGCCAGCAGTTCTGATCCAATAATCATGGCAAAGTGCTTTAAAGATACAGTTAATGCAGGGCGTTTAGCGTATGAGGCAGGGTTAGGAGTGGTGTCAACTAAGGCACACAATACCAGCCCATTAACCGGCTTTTTACATGATAGTCAGTTGGCGTAA
- the thiS gene encoding sulfur carrier protein ThiS yields the protein MIQVSYNGEQIKINENSTILSAIEQAVLLSDEPISLKSIAVVYNSKVLPRRLWTETVCQQSDELQVFQAVAGG from the coding sequence GTGATCCAAGTTAGTTATAATGGTGAGCAAATCAAAATTAATGAGAACAGCACCATTCTATCTGCCATTGAGCAAGCAGTTTTACTCAGTGACGAACCAATAAGTTTAAAAAGTATTGCAGTTGTTTATAACAGCAAAGTACTACCAAGAAGATTATGGACTGAAACTGTTTGTCAGCAAAGTGACGAGTTACAAGTCTTTCAAGCAGTGGCAGGAGGGTAA
- a CDS encoding HesA/MoeB/ThiF family protein has protein sequence MITDNDFMRYSRQILLPEVGEQGQSKLKQASVVIVGVGGLGTLVSHYLAAAGVGKIHLFDGDSIDLSNLPRQLLFSDDDIGLNKAETAAEKLWAQYGDCEIKVTNQHFDAQSQNDIDEDVLVIIDCCDNFEARRSINRFCVENEKLLVSVAVANFNLQAMVYQPDDSGCYQCLYPDSTETAENCATVGVLGPMVGIAASIQSLLAVKLLLGIPNISGKLWHFDGLNFNWFSAQLEKDPECPVCKEQQLKEECA, from the coding sequence ATGATCACGGATAACGACTTCATGCGCTATTCAAGGCAGATTCTCTTACCTGAAGTCGGAGAGCAAGGGCAATCAAAGCTGAAGCAAGCATCTGTAGTGATTGTTGGTGTTGGTGGGTTAGGTACATTGGTTTCACACTATTTAGCGGCGGCAGGTGTTGGAAAAATTCACTTATTTGATGGAGATAGCATTGATTTAAGTAATCTTCCAAGGCAACTATTGTTTTCTGATGATGATATCGGACTTAATAAAGCCGAAACGGCTGCGGAAAAACTCTGGGCTCAGTACGGTGATTGTGAAATCAAGGTAACTAATCAGCACTTCGATGCACAAAGTCAGAATGATATTGATGAAGATGTTTTAGTAATAATTGACTGCTGCGACAACTTCGAAGCAAGGCGCAGCATCAATCGCTTTTGTGTCGAGAATGAAAAGCTTCTTGTCTCTGTCGCCGTCGCTAACTTCAACTTACAAGCCATGGTCTATCAACCGGATGATTCTGGCTGCTATCAATGTCTTTATCCAGATTCTACCGAAACGGCAGAAAACTGCGCCACCGTTGGCGTATTGGGGCCTATGGTAGGAATTGCTGCGTCAATTCAGTCGCTTTTAGCCGTCAAATTATTATTAGGTATACCAAATATTTCAGGGAAACTGTGGCACTTTGACGGATTAAACTTCAATTGGTTTTCAGCCCAGTTAGAAAAAGATCCAGAGTGTCCAGTTTGCAAGGAACAACAGCTTAAAGAGGAATGTGCGTGA